The Lipingzhangella halophila genome segment TAGGGATGCAGAACAACCTTCGTGAAACCATCCTCATGCCGGTCGAACTTCTGATACGCCATAGGCGCCTCGTCCAACGACACCTCATTGCTCACCACGAACGACGGCGTGGCACGCCCCGCCGCGATCATGTCGCGCAACTGCCGGTTATACCGCTTCACATTAGCCTGTCCCGTGCCCATACGCAGGCCCTTCTCGAACATCTTGCCGATGTCGAACAGCAACCGGCCCTGCTGGGCATTGGCGTCGGGACCACCCGGATCCGCCGGCAGATACAACCCCGGTACCCCCAGCGCACCAGTGGGCCGCACCGTCTGGATCAACGCGTTCAGCACCGCCGCCGGCTCCTCGCGGTCCGGCTCCTCGAAACCGTGCGCCTGGTAGCCCACGGCGTCGACCCCCGCGTCGGTCCCACCGCCATTGAGGTCCACGATCTGCTGGGCCGGATCACCCTGAGTGAAGTCGATCGGAGTCGCCCCGATCTGCTCCGCCAGCCGCAACCGGTCAGGCACCTGATCCACCGCGAACACCCGCGAGGCCCCACGCAAAAACGCCGAATACGCCGCCATCAGCCCCACCGGACCGCAGCCATACACCGC includes the following:
- a CDS encoding glutathione-independent formaldehyde dehydrogenase, encoding MKAVVYQGPYEVAVEEVSDPRLEHPNDVLVRVTSTCICGSDLHMYEGRTAAEPGIVFGHENLGIIEEVGSAVATLRVGQRVVMPFNVACGFCQNCQFGNTAFCLTVNPGFAGGAYGYVAMGPYTGGQAQHLRVPFADFNCLVLPEGTENESDYAMLADIFPTGYHGCELAGVSPGQTVAVYGCGPVGLMAAYSAFLRGASRVFAVDQVPDRLRLAEQIGATPIDFTQGDPAQQIVDLNGGGTDAGVDAVGYQAHGFEEPDREEPAAVLNALIQTVRPTGALGVPGLYLPADPGGPDANAQQGRLLFDIGKMFEKGLRMGTGQANVKRYNRQLRDMIAAGRATPSFVVSNEVSLDEAPMAYQKFDRHEDGFTKVVLHP